The nucleotide window TTGGCCCTCCGGTGACCAATACACGTCCTGCAGACGGAGGATCAGCGCGAACTCGTCGAGGACCAGAGAGGCGCCGACGCCGATCAGCACCGCACTGATCTCCGCGCCTGGTGACGCCCCGTTCACACCCACCGAGACGAAGGCGCCGACGATCGTCAGGATCAGGCCCGGCACCATGTGGTGCACGTGGACACCGTCCGACACGTTGTTCCGGAAGGGGCCTTTGCCCGCCCGGATGAGTCGCGTGATCACCCGTGTGACGATGAACGTGACAACGAACGACGCGAACAGCAGGAACAGCGGAAGTCGTTGGTGCGTGAGCTCGTCCAGGAAGTTCACCGGGCCACCGCTGCCGTCAGCCGGGGACGATGCCGGTGCGGCGCTGCTCGATGATCAGGCAGCGGTCCTCTACGTACAGGAGGCCGGCCTCCTCGGCGATCGCCCGCGCCTCCGCCGAACGGATTCCGAGTTGCAGCCACAGGGCGGTCGCACCCGACGCGACGGCCGCCCGTGCGACATCGGCGCACTCGGGACCCGGGCGGAAGACGTCGACGAGGCCGACCTGTTCGGGGACGTCGGCGAGAGTTCGG belongs to Gordonia sp. KTR9 and includes:
- a CDS encoding CoA-binding protein, whose protein sequence is MTTPSINTDDVVEQILSTYDAITVVGASSNPSKAANEVPAYMKSRGWRIIPVNPAADEIVGEKVYRTLADVPEQVGLVDVFRPGPECADVARAAVASGATALWLQLGIRSAEARAIAEEAGLLYVEDRCLIIEQRRTGIVPG